One stretch of Chelonia mydas isolate rCheMyd1 chromosome 21, rCheMyd1.pri.v2, whole genome shotgun sequence DNA includes these proteins:
- the LOC119564428 gene encoding CMRF35-like molecule 8, whose protein sequence is MELRFLLLLLLCISGFQEQEFDAVESRVEGQRLVVKCPYSSRDYSATRKTWCRLRDEKCSPLVSTSYPSSRTHPTSGRATIEDDTRNGIVTITMEKLQVQDSGVYWCVLNDPPNILYRLTAIKLDVSKEFQEYDAIEGQSLSVQCPYNTQDYKEEKKAWCRSTVQNECDVLVNTDPGYFTYHNRAQKGRARIHDDTQKGIVTITMEKLQVDDAGVYWCARDKPPWLYRIIEVKLAVTKATSTRDVPVTSTTGHTSLIFSTASPGVNPADSSFLSERTVIIVSVVLGVLFILVLLGLVILCTRRSRQLKTRGDGQAEGIYEEPKDATVSQGFGNMNDPKDDKQEMPQDLKYVTLVFKSRPSPTESVYANITPSQALETPHTRFPTEPVGYASISLKPLASGAKS, encoded by the exons GATTCCAGGAACAAGAGTTTGACGCAGTGGAGAGCAGAGTGGAGGGCCAGCGTCTCGTTGTTAAGTGTCCTTACAGTTCCAGGGATTATAGTGCAACACGGAAAACCTGGTGCCGGCTGAGAGACGAGAAATGCTCTCCCTTAGTTAGCACCTCTTACCCATCATCACGTACACACCCAACCTCTGGAAGAGCCACGATAGAGGATGACACCCGCAATGGGATTGTAACCATCACCATGGAGAAGCTGCAGGTGCAGGACTCCGGAGTGTACTGGTGTGTGCTCAATGACCCGCCCAATATACTGTATCGACTAACAGCAATTAAACTGGATGTTTCCAAGG AATTCCAAGAATACGATGCTATAGAGGGGCAGAGTCTCTCTGTCCAGTGTCCATACAACACACAGGATTACAAAGAGGAGAAGAAAGCCTGGTGCCGAAGCACAGTTCAGAATGAGTGTGATGTCTTGGTCAACACTGATCCCGGGTACTTCACATATCACAACAGGGCTCAGAAAGGCAGAGCCAGGATACATGACGACACCCAGAAAGGGATTGTTACTATCACCATGGAGAAACTGCAGGTAGACGATGCAGGGGTGTACTGGTGTGCGCGCGACAAGCCTCCCTGGCTTTACAGAATAATTGAAGTTAAACTGGCTGTTACCAAGG CTACATCTACAAGGGACGTCCCAGTTACCTCAACCACAGGTCACACCAGTCTAATCTTTAGCACAGCTAGTCCTGGGGTCAACCCAGCAGACAGCAG CTTCTTGAGTGAGAGAACCGTCATCATCGTCAGCGTGGTCCTGGGAGTCCTCTTCATCCTCGTGCTTCTAGGCTTGGTAATATTGTGCACCAGACGGTCCAGGCAGCTGAAGACAAGAG GTGATGGACAAGCTGAAGGCATCTATGAAGAACCCAAGGACGCCACAGTG TCTCAGGGCTTCGGCAACATGAATGATCCCAAGGATGACAAACAGGAGATGCCACAAGACCTAAAATATGTCACCTTGGTCTTTAAATCCAGACCCAGTCCCACGGAATCTGTCTATGCCAACATCACGCCAAGTCAGGCTCTGGAGACACCCCACACCAGGTTCCCCACTGAGCCTGTGGGATATGCCAGCATTTCACTCAAGCCATTAGCATCAGGCGCCAAATCGTGA